In a single window of the Candidatus Methylomirabilota bacterium genome:
- a CDS encoding peptidase C14, which produces MRRALCVGIDSYSFGALRGCVSDATRMAALLEKHEDGSPNFGCRTMVAPNGGSNDVATRASLKQAIEQLFKDKSELAVLHFSGHGTENNLGGYLVTQDAKSYDEGVSMTDILKMANDSKADEVVILLDCCHSGNLGNVPAIDNTKALLREGVSILTASRGDQVSVEASGAGLFTSLVADALEGGAADLMGNVTAPAIYAFVEAALGAWDQRPLFKSHVSKLIALRKCTPAVETAIIRELPIIFPVPAEDLPLSPAFEPSCEKQEAAKTEVFRKLQMLSRVHVVVPVDAPHMYDAAMQSKACRLTASGRYYWRLAKNNRI; this is translated from the coding sequence ATGCGGCGAGCTTTGTGTGTAGGTATCGACTCGTATTCCTTCGGAGCGCTGCGCGGCTGCGTCAGTGACGCGACGCGTATGGCTGCTCTGCTCGAAAAGCACGAGGATGGTTCACCCAACTTCGGGTGCCGCACGATGGTGGCTCCCAACGGCGGGTCAAACGACGTCGCCACACGCGCGTCGCTCAAGCAGGCAATAGAGCAACTATTCAAAGATAAATCTGAATTGGCTGTGCTCCACTTTTCCGGCCATGGCACCGAAAACAACCTCGGCGGCTACCTCGTCACTCAAGACGCCAAAAGTTACGACGAGGGTGTATCGATGACAGACATACTGAAAATGGCGAACGACTCGAAGGCGGATGAGGTTGTGATTCTGCTAGATTGCTGCCACTCTGGCAATCTCGGGAATGTACCTGCGATCGACAACACGAAGGCTCTGCTCCGCGAAGGCGTGTCGATCTTGACCGCCAGCCGTGGCGATCAAGTCTCGGTTGAGGCTAGTGGCGCGGGACTGTTTACCTCGCTCGTCGCGGATGCACTCGAAGGTGGCGCGGCCGATCTTATGGGCAACGTAACAGCACCGGCGATCTATGCGTTCGTCGAAGCTGCCTTAGGCGCATGGGATCAACGACCGCTTTTTAAGTCACACGTCTCAAAGCTCATCGCGCTCAGAAAGTGTACGCCTGCCGTGGAGACTGCGATCATTCGTGAGTTGCCGATCATATTCCCGGTGCCAGCAGAAGACCTGCCACTGTCGCCCGCGTTCGAGCCTAGTTGTGAAAAACAGGAGGCCGCCAAGACGGAAGTCTTCCGCAAACTTCAAATGCTCAGCCGTGTTCACGTAGTCGTACCTGTCGATGCGCCACACATGTACGATGCGGCTATGCAATCTAAGGCCTGCCGACTCACAGCATCGGGACGGTACTACTGGAGACTGGCGAAGAATAATCGAATCTGA